The proteins below come from a single Malus domestica chromosome 03, GDT2T_hap1 genomic window:
- the LOC103408076 gene encoding uncharacterized protein isoform X9 — MYPIIDEDSLTDEDIKGMDTEKIKRYLFQIAMRSKWKAVVRIYRLNEEAHGAKITKSGDTALHVAVSDGQEEHVKELVNQITGKELEIQNERGNTPLHIAAWMGNETMCSFLANAHPSLVTTFNVDNETPLFLAAVYGKKDAFLCMHRIYTPTLDDRRKRYNYCRRNNGDTILHCAISGDYFDLAFQIIHLYEDLVNSVNAQGFSPLHLLATKPSAFKSGSHLSRFQEIIYHCIYVDELKVEQRKRSNEGIIKTFKEEENPEHPENYQTCINFIRLFWRTIRLVTKKEDNQKEETQSADTGNVPQAPNRTHTINTIDQRGEKKSADPENPIEPSKQTLNTSNPGSKSNLEQGKGHKKFPGNYNTCFEFVKLISKALLIVLGLGSTEIRKTREKKEKHKWSVQIMTELLGRAVMYVYEDSGMIPQVTSPLSHKEKDNDDIDETTPYNIADGGAVLMPSHSALVVPMHQQEAEQPKNGEEKTPEGSKSIVDQGQGDQKIPVNDNTCSEFLKLLSKEMLIALGLGSSADKKTENITPSVNTETPILIAARNGVTEMVEKILELFPVAIHDMNKEKKNIVLLAVEYRQPHVYKLLLKRNILKESVFSRVDHEGNSALHLAAKLGEHKPWLIPGAALQMQWEIKCL; from the exons ATGTACCCAATAATAGATGAGGATTCTCTCACGGATGAGGATATCAAGGGTATGGACACAGAGAAGATCAAGAGATACTTGTTCCAAATTGCCATGCGGAGCAAGTGGAAAGCAGTTGTTAGAATCTATAGGCTCAACGAGGAGGCTCACGGGGCAAAAATCACCAAGTCAGGTGACACAGCACTACACGTAGCAGTATCTGATGGCCAAGAAGAACATGTTAAAGAGCTAGTTAATCAGATTACTGGAAAGGAGCTTGAAATTCAAAACGAGCGAGGGAATACCCCTCTCCACATCGCGGCATGGATGGGAAACGAGACAATGTGTTCGTTCCTTGCCAACGCTCATCCATCGTTGGTCACTACTTTTAATGTAGACAATGAGACTCCTCTATTCTTGGCTGCTGTCTATGGTAAAAAAGATGCCTTCTTATGCATGCACCGCATTTATACCCCTACCCTTGATGATCGTCGGAAACGCTACAATTATTGTAGGAGGAATAACGGTGATACCATCTTGCATTGTGCAATTTCCGGGGACTACTTTG ATTTGGCATTTCAGATAATTCACTTGTATGAAGATCTTGTTAATTCTGTCAATGCGCAAGGCTTTTCCCCTCTCCATCTTCTGGCTACCAAGCCTTCTGCCTTCAAAAGCGGGAGCCACCTCAGCCGATTCCAAGAAATTATTTACCACT GTATATATGTTGATGAGCTCAAGGTGGAGCAAAGGAAACGATCTAATGAGGGGATAATTAAGACATTCAAAGAGGAAGAGAATCCCGAACATCCAGAAAACTACCAGACATGCATCAACTTCATTAGGTTGTTCTGGAGAACAATTCGCCTTG TTACCAAAAAGGAAGACAATCAGAAAGAAGAAACACAATCAGCAGATACAGGGAACGTCCCCCAAGCACCTAATCGTACTCACACGATCAACACCATCGATCAGAGAGGAGAGAAAAAGTCAGCAGATCCAGAGAACCCTATAGAACCTAGTAAGCAAACTCTTAACACTTCAAATCCAG GGTCGAAATCCAATCTTGAGCAAGGTAAAGGACACAAAAAGTTTCCCGGAAACTACAACACCTGCTTTGAGTTTGTCAAGCTTATATCAAAGGCACTGCTGATTGTTCTTGGCTTAG GGTCTACGGAGATAAGAAAGAcaagggaaaagaaagaaaaacacaaatGGTCCGTTCAGATCATGACCGAACTCTTAGGACGAGCTGTCATGTATGTGTATGAAGATAGTGGTATGATTCCGCAGGTCACCTCACCACTTTCccacaaagaaaaagacaatGATGACATTGATGAGACCACACCTTATAACATTGCTGATGGCGGCGCCGTCCTTATGCCCTCCCATAGCGCCCTCGTTGTTCCAATGCATCAACAGGAGGCTGAGCAGCCAAAGAATGGTGAAGAAAAAACCCCAGAAG GGTCAAAATCCATTGTTGATCAAGGTCAAGGAGACCAAAAGATTCCCGTAAACGACAACACCTGCTCTGAGTTTTTGAAGCTTTTATCAAAGGAAATGCTGATCGCTCTTGGCTTAG GGTCCTCAGCAGATAAAAAGACGGAGAATATAACCCCAAGCGTAAACACGGAAACGCCAATACTGATTGCTGCAAGAAATGGGGTGACTGAAATGGTGGAGAAGATCCTTGAACTTTTTCCAGTGGCAATACACGATATgaacaaagagaaaaagaatatAGTGTTGCTGGCGGTAGAATACAGGCAACCCCATGTGTACAAGCTCTTGCTGAAAAGAAATATCCTGAAAGAAAGTGTGTTCAGTAGAGTGGATCATGAAGGGAATAGTGCATTACATCTAGCAGCAAAGTTGGGAGAACATAAGCCTTGGCTAATTCCTGGAGCTGCGCTGCAAATGCAATGGGAAATCAAATG
- the LOC139194310 gene encoding E3 ubiquitin-protein ligase RING1-like codes for MGNSCGADSILNFNGPNHLFLKLQFVYTIRRASKLNHILGAKNGRNQISLHPSLASLSKTVSSQTFSGAPQRSSPFHDPDDFNPFVFLQNYLQTLRANGANVQFMIDSTPGDGGDPSGFPAPTNLNLRDYFFGPGLEQLIQQLAENDPNRYGTPPASKSTIEALLVVKISDELLASDSSQYAVCKDLFELGEEAKQMPCKHIYHSDCILPWLELHNTCLVCRHELPTDDSEYKQRIHGDSGNGNQTSQSGAPGEANISMGGSGSSSGFGFGIGAPSPYNQSQSPSPRTVERRFTISLPRFVRQLGGTAKTSNTGSGKNKESNSGNRGRHNFGSKEPRQEDLD; via the exons ATGGGGAATAGTTGTGGGGCCGACTCTATATTGAACTTCAATGGACCGAATCATTTATTTTTGAAGTTGcagtttgtttataccatacgtagggcctcc AAGCTCAATCATATATTGGGGGCAAAAAACGGAAGAAACCAAATCTCTCTCCACCCCAGTCTTGCATCTCTCTCTAAAACCGTCAGTTCACAAACCTTTAGTGGCGCACCCCAACGCTCATCACCCTTTCACGACCCCGACGATTTCAACCCCTTCGTCTTCCTCCAGAATTACTTGCAAACCCTAAGGGCAAATGGTGCCAATGTCCAGTTCATGATCGATAGCACCCCCGGTGACGGTGGGGACCCATCAGGCTTTCCTGCTCCCACCAATCTTAATCTCCGTGATTACTTCTTCGGCCCGGGCCTCGAGCAATTGATCCAACAATTAGCCGAGAACGATCCAAACAGGTACGGCACGCCACCCGCCTCAAAATCGACGATCGAAGCCTTGCTGGTTGTGAAAATCTCAGATGAGTTGTTGGCTTCGGATTCATCACAGTACGCTGTGTGTAAGGACTTATTCGAGCTCGGTGAAGAGGCCAAACAGATGCCCTGTAAGCACATATACCACTCGGATTGTATTCTGCCTTGGCTGGAATTGCACAACACATGTCTTGTCTGTCGCCACGAGCTGCCCACCGATGATTCTGAATACAAGCAGAGGATTCATGGGGACTCTGGAAATGGCAATCAAACTAGTCAATCTGGGGCTCCTGGTGAAGCCAATATTTCTATGGGCGGCAGTGGAAGTAGTAGTGGGTTTGGGTTTGGAATTGGCGCGCCATCTCCATACAATCAGAGTCAGAGTCCGAGTCCTCGAACTGTGGAGCGGAGGTTTACCATCTCCCTGCCGCGCTTTGTCAGGCAATTGGGTGGTACGGCCAAGACTAGCAATACTGGGAGTGGAAAAAATAAGGAGTCGAACTCAGGGAATAGGGGAAGGCATAACTTTGGATCAAAGGAGCCTAGGCAAGAAGATCTTGATTGA
- the LOC103408076 gene encoding uncharacterized protein isoform X10, translating into MYPIIDEDSLTDEDIKGMDTEKIKRYLFQIAMRSKWKAVVRIYRLNEEAHGAKITKSGDTALHVAVSDGQEEHVKELVNQITGKELEIQNERGNTPLHIAAWMGNETMCSFLANAHPSLVTTFNVDNETPLFLAAVYGKKDAFLCMHRIYTPTLDDRRKRYNYCRRNNGDTILHCAISGDYFDLAFQIIHLYEDLVNSVNAQGFSPLHLLATKPSAFKSGSHLSRFQEIIYHCIYVDELKVEQRKRSNEGIIKTFKEEENPEHPENYQTCINFIRLFWRTIRLVTKKEDNQKEETQSADTGNVPQAPNRTHTINTIDQRGEKKSADPENPIEPSKQTLNTSNPGSKSNLEQGKGHKKFPGNYNTCFEFVKLISKALLIVLGLGSTEIRKTREKKEKHKWSVQIMTELLGRAVMYVYEDSGMIPQVTSPLSHKEKDNDDIDETTPYNIADGGAVLMPSHSALVVPMHQQEAEQPKNGEEKTPEGSKSIVDQGQGDQKIPVNDNTCSEFLKLLSKEMLIALGLDKKTENITPSVNTETPILIAARNGVTEMVEKILELFPVAIHDMNKEKKNIVLLAVEYRQPHVYKLLLKRNILKESVFSRVDHEGNSALHLAAKLGEHKPWLIPGAALQMQWEIKCL; encoded by the exons ATGTACCCAATAATAGATGAGGATTCTCTCACGGATGAGGATATCAAGGGTATGGACACAGAGAAGATCAAGAGATACTTGTTCCAAATTGCCATGCGGAGCAAGTGGAAAGCAGTTGTTAGAATCTATAGGCTCAACGAGGAGGCTCACGGGGCAAAAATCACCAAGTCAGGTGACACAGCACTACACGTAGCAGTATCTGATGGCCAAGAAGAACATGTTAAAGAGCTAGTTAATCAGATTACTGGAAAGGAGCTTGAAATTCAAAACGAGCGAGGGAATACCCCTCTCCACATCGCGGCATGGATGGGAAACGAGACAATGTGTTCGTTCCTTGCCAACGCTCATCCATCGTTGGTCACTACTTTTAATGTAGACAATGAGACTCCTCTATTCTTGGCTGCTGTCTATGGTAAAAAAGATGCCTTCTTATGCATGCACCGCATTTATACCCCTACCCTTGATGATCGTCGGAAACGCTACAATTATTGTAGGAGGAATAACGGTGATACCATCTTGCATTGTGCAATTTCCGGGGACTACTTTG ATTTGGCATTTCAGATAATTCACTTGTATGAAGATCTTGTTAATTCTGTCAATGCGCAAGGCTTTTCCCCTCTCCATCTTCTGGCTACCAAGCCTTCTGCCTTCAAAAGCGGGAGCCACCTCAGCCGATTCCAAGAAATTATTTACCACT GTATATATGTTGATGAGCTCAAGGTGGAGCAAAGGAAACGATCTAATGAGGGGATAATTAAGACATTCAAAGAGGAAGAGAATCCCGAACATCCAGAAAACTACCAGACATGCATCAACTTCATTAGGTTGTTCTGGAGAACAATTCGCCTTG TTACCAAAAAGGAAGACAATCAGAAAGAAGAAACACAATCAGCAGATACAGGGAACGTCCCCCAAGCACCTAATCGTACTCACACGATCAACACCATCGATCAGAGAGGAGAGAAAAAGTCAGCAGATCCAGAGAACCCTATAGAACCTAGTAAGCAAACTCTTAACACTTCAAATCCAG GGTCGAAATCCAATCTTGAGCAAGGTAAAGGACACAAAAAGTTTCCCGGAAACTACAACACCTGCTTTGAGTTTGTCAAGCTTATATCAAAGGCACTGCTGATTGTTCTTGGCTTAG GGTCTACGGAGATAAGAAAGAcaagggaaaagaaagaaaaacacaaatGGTCCGTTCAGATCATGACCGAACTCTTAGGACGAGCTGTCATGTATGTGTATGAAGATAGTGGTATGATTCCGCAGGTCACCTCACCACTTTCccacaaagaaaaagacaatGATGACATTGATGAGACCACACCTTATAACATTGCTGATGGCGGCGCCGTCCTTATGCCCTCCCATAGCGCCCTCGTTGTTCCAATGCATCAACAGGAGGCTGAGCAGCCAAAGAATGGTGAAGAAAAAACCCCAGAAG GGTCAAAATCCATTGTTGATCAAGGTCAAGGAGACCAAAAGATTCCCGTAAACGACAACACCTGCTCTGAGTTTTTGAAGCTTTTATCAAAGGAAATGCTGATCGCTCTTGGCTTAG ATAAAAAGACGGAGAATATAACCCCAAGCGTAAACACGGAAACGCCAATACTGATTGCTGCAAGAAATGGGGTGACTGAAATGGTGGAGAAGATCCTTGAACTTTTTCCAGTGGCAATACACGATATgaacaaagagaaaaagaatatAGTGTTGCTGGCGGTAGAATACAGGCAACCCCATGTGTACAAGCTCTTGCTGAAAAGAAATATCCTGAAAGAAAGTGTGTTCAGTAGAGTGGATCATGAAGGGAATAGTGCATTACATCTAGCAGCAAAGTTGGGAGAACATAAGCCTTGGCTAATTCCTGGAGCTGCGCTGCAAATGCAATGGGAAATCAAATG